A single window of bacterium DNA harbors:
- a CDS encoding DUF1559 domain-containing protein produces MKRQKTGFTLIELLVVIAIIAILAAMLLPALARAREQARRGVCISNLKQIGLALKMYAQDYDESYPVFNQNRIVIDEFKLLLGIPGSSITGYLEDRKTFRCPSDRMYGRNNSTGGTQFPGGNELVNNCSYAYAKDLNEQTADDTVVVADRIANDPNLGSSGISYPWGQS; encoded by the coding sequence TAGTCATCGCCATTATAGCAATCCTTGCGGCGATGTTGCTACCGGCATTAGCGAGGGCGAGGGAACAGGCGCGTAGAGGTGTCTGTATCTCAAACCTGAAGCAGATAGGGCTGGCACTGAAGATGTATGCACAGGACTATGATGAGAGCTACCCTGTCTTCAACCAGAACAGAATAGTCATAGATGAGTTCAAACTCCTGCTGGGTATACCTGGCTCATCAATCACTGGATACCTTGAAGACAGAAAGACATTCAGGTGCCCGTCTGACAGGATGTATGGTAGGAACAATTCAACAGGAGGAACTCAGTTCCCTGGTGGCAATGAACTTGTTAATAACTGCTCCTATGCATATGCAAAGGACCTGAATGAACAGACCGCAGATGACACAGTGGTTGTGGCAGACAGGATAGCTAATGATCCTAATCTTGGTAGTTCAGGTATTTCTTATCCTTGGGGACAGAGT